One genomic window of Ciona intestinalis chromosome 7, KH, whole genome shotgun sequence includes the following:
- the LOC100180816 gene encoding plectin, whose protein sequence is MAAPHACIWFGSVCVVYSHLIALLVILILLLLACRTCRKRRIGKTLETEQPKWDKRVVVQSWAMNYMEMNLTAEYTIIERRKVLLDMINSTKFKKYFEEEIGKTTPGTLEAPKRVKRRKKARRGKVSAEDASSGRLSAFYLSSLKQAVAEGTSQLEVDGAFEMNPPENADQEKDKKVIDAAERAVLRVADERDQVQRKTFTKWVNKYLSKQNRRVENLYEDFRDGHNLIALLEALSGTSLPREGNYMSHMRLPREKGRMRFHRLQNVQIALDFLKGRKLRLVNIRNDDITDGNPKLTLGLVWNIILHFQIEDITVEGTEDLSAKQALLIWAQRNMEGYDGINVTNFSSSWRDGKAFNAILHRNNPELIDMNKVMANDNKTNLDQAFAKAENKFGVTRLLDTEDVDVDRPDERSVITYVSSLYDKFPQVPPLPTSVTKEEWQYAWEEYRLLTTSLFEWIQTQTCILCRRDDIKSAESPAQVKALIVELKRFETEDVPLKEADLRSLVSMYVDVQELSSKSRGKYMPVSGFEPKKVVNAWEGMVHEMSERDNHLTITFNRLNALHEVTLKIAKGADECNDKLNQANAGIQRIMNGEDDAKLHSDVKALLDSCDGDIRTLFVDVQSLKNSDYYQAEDMYKTVFALHEKWIALKSEYNMALQHIEQIRLDALANMKPKLEDTNEYRFLVQCIKWVEEKQATVDNFAWGTDFPTVKQQIEDFAKLQKEIKNFEKSVHTCQHENKNKFENGSSDFVTYCQLLSTLEVNYQLLCNSANTRSAHLDSLIGFVRDATTHLMWMNQKEDDETVKSIPDYDAPTLEQEYLNLMGDIEAREPSYTSTLKKGQQLVDEQHPANNVVSAYLTALKDQWQRVLHLMLCHEQHVKDLTQHDQFCHNCAIAERKLEDCKKDIQDLNETIEDGIKLSDVQEISNKLNKLQDEVADLKKSVDVIKTQSNVVPCVEERRVDAPCEKNVHIQALVTYRGDNIAVAKGEDCILLHKEDDPAQNWTVQTASGQTGSVPSLVFRIPPPSSSNIRRADSLDEDLEKLSEDQKVCENRWKFYKVVVGNKENCQNVLSWNIDTYRTLTPTERENALHQLADDLNLMKDVSKDIPDNTTPHIQKSSMDVNLCRQHVEDLEKKLQEENDLEETCQSYISRLNVLLRRISDVHDTVMTRVSKDLPQDKDEVQVLLQEQEASANELSRLEPHYSQTCDDSRKILESNPKTPMTQQLSTQLDVVVDKWNNTWNITYVYLDKIKVVHLILVNLDEAGNVVTDVEQTLLVHDVDLSDRDQLLQQQEVFLSRCDINTNLRDQMNQKSTLFVRLEDHRNKMQDVEVKLSEAVNAPPTSKDVEECSERADDLLQRWKVCKVKVDDRLNKITAVLPQAEKALAEEKTSQSLIARLRKLLEKIQSIEEKEKPLTNNPLPHDKDALADVQNTQQGLVDKVEDLKTDYDCLQAEVVNFVNHEATGAAPSLPELREALHDVQECWTRVWLITHIFLEKIRGVTHTIQALKVCEGAVENFETAIADDCDTDDLAAVQLRNQRIKNLLGACDNVDNSFGTLRKNHSSTRGVVSQFPPEMMQGPEVEDLDTEITALEERWAAAKAKLMILAANTEKQCLKLQKASSMDREASDLLHRVLALNAELSRIEQSQTTLIQMPLSHDDKNSIERCMLQQNHIGEKLHLLSGDYFTLSAECTNSHQANGTDDVSFLNTTLEKLDDAERIMHQLWEELNKVSQLYATKLAVLKEAVVKIHDFEDTTSNYEQCIEKPVDSGDVNELKKLRAQIMQLAAEVPKQDETAQATKSKVGEVENAGEQLMAASPTALDAHIEPDVDAEQCKSKYVSVDERWEAVKSKLADRLEQVDAAITDNLAVAETERTNMTLLSEIESLCSEIGKVENAQLVRADVMLPNDVTAVNRVINQQKVMSDKLENELQPKYEDLCERSSQQLATTPDSPTKDKLQHATSNMNDSWENVRQMVSLYMQKLYAINALLEALAIARPVVKDYEVKILKAQSALERDGQGMCDPVKIRDACAILQELKEQANEDQKKIDDLQSALDDSLASVPNPEEDQDISANAPVAQKVLDDWNRIQQQLHLVLNQLNEELPHAEKLAGVEKSVQELLPALHNIGNELDGIKHTIQARICVSMPAETDSMEKAIAQQKVTANRLKEIKDNLETLKQRSEPIMQVDTTSVKHLKDDFNKLDDQWTSVNDLSDQYLEKLSCMQEAVGTINVTRGIVTSYETQLLIHDTMASTEEGLQKQREILQKLDSEVPTNDPKFVTMADSCECVKQQVDKMNETTPGVDSDEYPDVARKLIDRWNLSKYQVKERLAYALVGEAKLQELQKEAELHKEWLNAKEERVYSDENWIPKCRQTTRNS, encoded by the exons GCTGTTGCGGAAGGAACCAGCCAACTCGAAGTGGACGGAGCTTTTGAAATGAACCCACCTGAGAATGCAGACCaggaaaaagataaaaaagtcaTCGACGCTGCTGAAAGAGCGGTTCTCAGGGTAGCAG aCGAGCGCGACCAAGTTCAGCGCAAAACTTTCACGAAATGGGTGAACAAGTATTTATCCAAG CAAAACAGACGCGTTGAGAATCTTTATGAAGATTTTCGAGATGGCCATAATCTCATTGCGTTACTCGAGGCACTGTCGGGCACTTCACTG CCTCGAGAAGGAAACTACATGTCACACATGAGATTG ccAAGAGAAAAAGGTCGTATGCGATTTCACCGCTTACAAAACGTTCAAATTGCTTTGGATTTCCTTAAAGGGCGAAAG CTACGTCTGGTAAACATAAGAAATGACGACATCACAGACGGCAACCCCAAACTCACCCTCGGTCTTGTTTGGAACATCATTCTGCACTTTCAG ATTGAAGACATCACTGTTGAGGGCACAGAAGACCTATCTGCCAAGCAAGCACTCCTTATATGGGCACAGAGGAACATGGAAGGTTACGATGGAATCAATGTCACAAATTTTTCATCCTCCTGGAGAGATGGAAAAGCATTTAATGCAATTTTGCACAGAAACAA tCCTGAACTCATTGACATGAACAAAGTGATGGCAAAcgacaacaaaacaaacttagaTCAAGCGTTTGCAAAAgctgaaaataaatttggcGTCACCCGATTACTAGATACTGAAG ATGTGGATGTTGATCGTCCTGATGAAAGATCCGTCATTACATACGTTTCATCACTTTATGATAAATTTCCACAAGTTCCCCCTCTTCCTACCTCTGTCACTAAAGAa GAATGGCAGTACGCTTGGGAGGAATATCGGCTCCTTACAACTTCTCTATTTGAGTGGATCCAAACACAGACGTGCATTCTTTGTAGAAGAGATGACATCAAGTCTGCTGAATCACCTGCTCAAGTTAAAGCACTTATTGTGGAACTTAAGAGATTTGAAACAGAGGATGTGCCATTGAAAGAG GCTGACTTAAGGTCACTTGTATCAATGTACGTTGATGTACAAGAACTCAGCAGCAAATCACGTGGCAAGTATATGCCAGTGTCTGGGTTTGAACCCAAGAAAGTTGTAAATGCATGGGAGGGGATGGTGCATGAAATGAGTGAAAGGGACAACCACCTTACTATTACATTCAAcag GTTGAATGCACTTCATGAAGTCACGCTTAAAATAGCCAAGGGTGCCGATGAATGTAATGATAAACTTAACCAAGCTAATGCAGGAATACAAAGG ATAATGAATGGCGAAGACGATGCGAAACTCCACAGTGATGTCAAGGCTTTACTTGATTCCTGTGATGGGGATATTCGTACATTGTTTGTTGATGTACAATCTCTCAAAAACAGCGATTACTACCAAGCTGAAGATATGTATAAAAC CGTTTTCGCTTTACATGAAAAATGGATTGCGTTAAAGTCTGAATACAACATGGCGCTTCAACACATTGAGCAGATAAGGCTTGATGCACTTGCTAACATGAAACCCAAACTAGAGGATACAAACGAATACAGATTCCTTGTCCAGTGCATAAAATGGGTGGAAgaaaaacag gcAACAGTTGACAACTTTGCTTGGGGAACTGACTTTCCAACGGTTAAGCAACAGATTGAAGATTTTGCGAAACTACAGAAAGAAATTAAGAACTTTGAAAAAAGCGTGCACACTTGCCAACACGAGAACAAA AACAAGTTCGAAAATGGATCCAGTGATTTTGTCACTTACTGTCAGCTTCTCTCCACTTTGGAAGTAAACTACCAACTCTTATGT aattcgGCCAACACGAGATCTGCTCACCTTGACAGTTTGATTGGTTTTGTTCGAGATGCAACAACTCATTTAATGTGGATGAACCAGAAGGAAGATGATGAAACTGTGAAGAGCATTCCAGATTATGACGCTCCTACTCTTGAGCAGGAATACCTg AACCTAATGGGAGACATAGAAGCACGCGAgccttcatacacctcaacaCTTAAGAAAGGACAGCAGCTTGTAGATGAACAACACCCAGCTAACAATGTAGTCAGTGCATACCTCACTGCACTTAAGGATCAATGGCAGCGAGTTCTTCACTTAATGCTCTGCCATGAGCAGCATGTGAAAGACCTCACACAACATGACCAG ttctGCCACAACTGTGCCATTGCCGAACGCAAACTTGAGGATTGTAAGAAAGATATTCAAGATTTGAACGAAACAATTGAAGATGGAATCAAATTATCAGATGTTCaagaaatttcaaataaacttaat aaaCTGCAAGATGAAGTAGCTGACTTGAAAAAATCAGTTGACGTGATCAAAACACAGAGCAACGTTGTTCCTTGTGTTGAGGAGAGGCGAGTGGATGCTCCATGTGAAAAGAATGTTCATATTCAAGCACTTGTTACTTACAGGGGAGATAAT ATCGCTGTCGCAAAAGGAGAAGACTGCATCCTCCTCCACAAGGAAGATGATCCGGCTCAAAACTGGACCGTGCAGACCGCATCCGGTCAAACTGGGAGCGTTCCCTCCCTCGTCTTCCGAATTCCTCCTCCCAGCTCCTCCAACATCCGAAGAGCGGATTCTTTGGATGAGGATTTGGAAAAATTGTCCGAGGATCAAAAAGTTTGCGAAAATCGATGgaagttttataaagttgtcGTAGGGAACAAAGAAAACTGCCAGAATGTTTTGTCCTGGAATATCGACAct taCCGGACCCTGACTCCAACGGAGCGTGAAAACGCTCTTCATCAGCTCGCGGACGACCTTAATCTGATGAAAGATGTTTCCAAAGACATCCCTGATAACACCACTCCCCATATACAGAAATCATCCATGGATGTAAACCTATGCAGGCAACATGTGGAAGATTTGGAGAAGAAATTGCAAGAAG AGAATGATCTTGAAGAGACATGTCAATCCTACATCTCAAGACTTAATGTTTTGCTCCGGAGGATTTCGGATGTCCATGATACAGTGATGACCAGAGTGAGCAAAGATCTCCCTCAAGATAAAGATGAGGTTCAAGTTTTACTCCAGGAGCAAGAG gcATCTGCAAATGAGCTTTCACGTCTAGAACCTCATTACTCCCAAACATGTGACGACTCACGAAAAATACTCGAAAGCAATCCAAAAACTCCTATGACACAACAACTTTCAACACAACTTGATGTAGTTGTGGACAAATGGAACAACACTTGGAACATCACTTATGTTTACCTTGATAA GATCAAAGTTGTTCATCTGATCCTCGTAAACCTGGATGAAGCGGGTAACGTCGTCACCGATGTGGAGCAAACTCTCTTAGTTCATGATGTAGATCTCTCGGATCGTGATCAGCTCCTCCAGCAGCAAGAAGTCTTCCTG AGTCGATGTGACATAAATACA AACCTCAGGGATCAGATGAACCAGAAGAGCACGCTCTTTGTGAGGTTGGAGGATCACAGGAACAAGATGCAGGATGTGGAAGTAAAGTTGAGCGAGGCAGTAAACGCTCCTCCAACATCCAAAGATGTAGAAGAATGCTCCGAGAGAGCAGATGACCTTTTACAAAGATGGAAAGTCTGCAAAGTTAAAGTGGATGACAG ATTAAACAAGATCACAGCTGTTCTTCCCCAAGCAGAAAAAG cGCTTGCTGAAGAAAAAACCAGCCAATCTCTTATCGCAAGGCTGCGAAAACTTCTGGAGAAAATTCAATCGATTGAAGAAAAAGAGAAACCTCTTACTAACAATCCACTTCCACATGATAAAGATGCTTTGGCTGATGTACAAAACACACAACAG GGTTTGGTCGATAAAGTTGAAGATTTGAAAACCGATTACGATTGCTTGCAAGCAGAAGTTGTAAACTTTGTCAATCACGAAGCTACAGGCGCGGCACCGAGCTTGCCAGAGCTTCGCGAGGCTTTACATGACGTACAAGAATGCTGGACACGTGTGTGGCTGATCACACATATCTTCCtggaaaa AATTCGTGGTGTGACGCACACCATACAAGCACTGAAAGTATGTGAAGGGGCGGTGGAAAACTTTGAAACAGCAATTGCTGATGATTGCGACACAGATGACTTGGCAGCGGTCCAGTTAAGAAACCAGAGAATAAag AATCTTCTCGGAGCATGTGACAATGTGGACAACAGTTTCGGAACGCTCCGGAAGAACCACTCCTCCACCAGAGGAGTTGTCTCCCAATTTCCTCCAGAGATGATGCAAGGTCCGGAGGTAGAGGACCTGGACACAGAGATCACAGCTCTGGAAGAAAGATGGGCAGCAGCCAAAGCAAAACTGATGATTCTAGCAGCAAATACGGAGAAACAATGTCTTAAACTGCAAAAAG CTTCATCCATGGATAGAGAAGCAAGTGACTTACTGCACAGAGTCCTCGCATTAAATGCTGAGCTCAGCAGAATTGAGCAATCCCAGACAACCCTTATACAGATGCCATTATCTCATGATGATAAAAACAGTATCGAGAGATGCATGTTACAACAAAAC CACATTGGCGAAAAGCTGCATCTACTTTCCGGAGATTATTTCACACTTTCTGCCGAATGCACAAACAGCCATCAAGCAAATGGCACAGATGACGTTAGCTTCCTAAACACCACCCTTGAAAAACTTGACGATGCCGAACGCATAATGCACCAACTGTGGGAGGAATTGAACAAGGTTTCTCAACTCTATGCAACAAA actTGCTGTCTTGAAAGAAGCAGTTGTGAAAATCCATGACTTTGAAGATACAACATCAAACTATGAACAATGTATTGAAAAACCGGTTGATTCTGGTGACGTCAATGAACTAAAGAAACTTAGAGCACAAATCATG CAACTTGCTGCAGAAGTTCCCAAGCAGGACGAAACCGCCCAAGCCACCAAGTCTAAAGTTGGTGAAGTTGAAAATGCAGGGGAACAGCTCATGGCAGCGAGCCCAACGGCGCTCGACGCGCACATAGAGCCCGACGTGGACGCTGAACAATGCAAGAGCAAATATGTGTCGGTAGACGAGCGCTGGGAGGCGGTGAAGTCAAAATTGGCGGATCGACTTGAACAAGTTGATGCTGCTATTACGGATAACCTTGCAG ttGCGGAAACAGAGCGTACAAACATGACACTTCTATCTGAAATTGAATCTCTATGTTCTGAGATTGGTAAAGTCGAAAACGCTCAGCTTGTTCGAGCAGACGTTATGCTGCCTAACGATGTGACTGCTGTTAACAGAGTCATTAACCAACAAAAG GTTATGTCAGACAAGCTTGAAAATGAACTGCAACCAAAATACGAGGACTTATGTGAACGCAGTAGTCAGCAACTTGCTACAACTCCTGATTCGCCGACAAAGGACAAACTACAACACGCTACGTCAAATATGAACGACAGTTGGGAAAACGTCCGGCAAATGGTATCACTGTATATGCAAAA ACTCTATGCCATAAATGCACTTCTGGAAGCTTTAGCTATTGCCAGACCTGTAGTAAAGGATTACGAAGTTAAAATACTCAAAGCACAAAGTGCATTGGAACGAGATGGACAGGGAATGTGTGACCCAGTTAAAATAAGAGATGCATGCGCTATACTGCAg GAGTTAAAGGAGCAAGCCAATGAAGACCAAAAGAAGATCGATGATCTTCAATCTGCTCTGGATGACTCTCTTGCATCCGTTCCTAATCCCGAGGAGGACCAGGACATCTCTGCCAATGCTCCCGTCGCACAAAAAGTCCTCGATGATTGGAACCGCATCCAGCAACAGCTCCACCTGGTGCTCAATCAGCTGAATGAGGAGTTACCACACGCCGAAAAAT tgGCTGGAGTAGAGAAGAGCGTACAAGAATTGCTCCCAGCATTACATAACATTGGTAATGAATTAGATGGTATCAAACATACAATACAAGCGCGTATATGTGTTTCAATGCCTGCTGAAACTGACAGTATGGAAAAGGCAATTGCTCAACAAaag GTTACTGCTAATCGCTTGAAAGAGATAAAAGACAATCTGGAAACTCTGAAACAGCGTAGTGAGCCCATCATGCAAGTGGATACGACATCTGTTAAACATCTTAAAGACGATTTTAACAAACTGGATGACCAATGGACCTCAGTTAATGACTTGAGTGACCAATACCTTGAAAA attgtCATGCATGCAAGAAGCAGTTGGCACCATAAACGTGACGAGGGGAATCGTAACTTCATATGAAACACAACTCCTTATACATGATACTATGGCTAGCACTGAGGAAGGCttacaaaaacaaagagaaattCTGCAG aaattggATTCCGAAGTGCCGACAAACGACCCGAAATTCGTGACAATGGCCGACAGTTGTGAATGTGTGAAGCAACAAGTtgataaaatgaatgaaacaacACCAGGTGTTGATAGTGATGAATATCCTGATGTAGCGAGAAaattgattgacaggtggaaTCTGTCAAAATATCAAGTCAAGGAGAG ATTAGCATATGCGTTGGTTGGAGAAGCGAAACTACAAGAACTACAGAAAGAAGCGGAACTCCATAAGGAGTGGTTGAATGCTAAGGAAGAAAGGGTCTACTCAGATGA aaattggATTCCGAAGTGCCGACAAACGACCCGAAATTCGTGA